GCTTCCAGATCAACGCCCAGAACTGCGTGCATTGCAAAACCTGCGACATCAAGGACCCGGCGCAGAACATCAACTGGGTGACGCCGGAAGGCGGGGGCGGACCGAACTACCCCAACATGTGAGGATCTTCGCTTTGCGCATCACCCGGATTGCCGCGTTTGGAATGGCCCTGATGCTGGGGGCGTGCGCGAGCATGGACCGGCCGGCGGCGACGGCCCCGGACGACAATGTCAAAGGCTCGGAGTTCGGCATCTATCTCTCGGCGCGCTTCGCGGCGAGCCAGCACAACATGAAGGACGCCGCGCGCTACTACCGCGAGGCGCTCGCCAACGATCCGACCAACCCCGACCTGCTGGCCCTGTCGTTCTTCTTCGCGACCTCGGCCGGCGATATCGACAATGCGGCGAAGCTGGCGGAGAAGGTCGTCGTCACACAGCCCGACGACCGGGCCGGCCGGCTGACCCTCGCGGTGCGGGCGCTCAAGCATCGTGACTATGCCGAAGCCCGCAAGCAGATCGGCCTTTCGGCGAAGGGCCCGTTCGCGGCCATCACCGTTTCGCTGATCGATGCCTGGGCGGCGGCGGGAACGGGCGACAAGGCGGCGGCGATCGCCGATCTCGGGGCTTTGCGCGCGCAGGGCGCCGCCGATGCGCTGGCCATGTTCCATCTCGCGCTGCTGGCGGATTTCACCGGCGACGCCAAGCTGGCCGACGCCTCCTATCTGGCGACGCTGCAGAGCGGGCCGACGCCGCGCGTGGTCGATGCCTATGGCCGCTTCCTGGAGCGCAACGGCCGCGCCGCGGACGCCGCGGCGTTCTACGGCAAGATCGCGGGCGACGGCGCCATGAAGCCGATCGCGCTGGCGGGGCTGGCGCGCATCAAGGCCGGCCGCAAGCCGCAGGGCCTGATCACCCGCGCCGAGGACGGGGCGGCGGAGGCGCTGTTCGGCGTCGCGGCCTCGCTCAACGACCAGGCGAGCGCGGATGTCTCCATCCTCTATTTGCGGCTGGCGCTCTATCTGCGGCCGGGGCTCGACCTGGGCGCCGTGCTGCTCGCCGACCGGCTCGAGAATCTGCAGAAATACGACGAGGCGATCGCCGCCTATGGCACGGTCGAGAAGTCCTCGCCCTATTATCGCATGGCGGCGGTGGAGATCGCGATCGACGAGGCGCGCCTGGCGCGCAACGACGAGGCCATCGCGCATCTGAAGCTGCTGACGGACAGCGACCCCACCGACGGGGAGGCGTGGATCGCACTGGGCGATACCTATCGCGCCACGGACAAGTTCGCCGAAGCCTCCGACGCCTACAATCATGCGCTGGCCCTGCGCGGGAACGCCAAGCCGAACGACTGGCCGCTCTATTTCGCGCGCGCGGTGGCGGAGCAGGGCGTGAAGAACTGGAGCGCGGCCGAAGCCGATCTCAAGCAGGCGCTGCTGCTGTCGCCGAACGAGCCGACGCTGCTGAACTATCTGGGCTACACCTGGGTCGACCAGAACCGCAACATCCCCGAGGCGCTGGCGATGCTGGAGAAGGCGCGGGCGCTGCGGCCGACCGACGGCTATATCGTCGACAGCGTGGGCTGGGCCTATTACAAGCTCGGACGCTATGGCGAAGCGGCGAAGGCGCTGGAGAACGCCGTCGAGCTGGTGCCGGGCGATCCCACGATCAACGATCATCTGGGCGACGCCTATTGGCGGGTGGGACGCAAGCTGGACGCCCAGTTCCAGTGGAACCACGCATTGGCCTTCGGTGCCGCCGATGCCGACAAAGCGACGATCGAGAAGAAGCTGAAGGACGGTCTGGATGACGGTCCCAAGCCGAATTAGCGGCTTCGCGCCGGCCAAGATCAATCTCTACCTGCATGTCGGAGACAAGCGTGCCGACGGCTATCACGAACTCGAAAGCCTGGTCACGTTCGCCGAGGTGGCGGATACATTGGTGTTCGAACCGGCCGATACGCTGTCGCTCGAAGTCACCGGACCGTTCGGTGCCGCGCTGACGGCCGAGGGTGACAATCTCATCCTGCGCGCCGCACGCGCCCTGGCGCTGCAGGAGCGCTGCGATCGCGGCGCAAAGATCACGCTGACCAAGAACCTTCCCGTCGCGTCGGGAATCGGCGGCGGCTCGGCCGATGCGGCGGCGACGCTGCGCGGACTGGTGCGCCTGTGGGACATCGAGATCGGCGCCTATGGCCTCGGCGGCATCGCGGAGGCGCTCGGCTCCGACGTGCCGGTCTGCCTCGAGAGCCGTACCTCCTGGATGGAAGGGCGCGGCGAGATCGTGACGCGGAGCAAAGCCATCCCGCACGCCCGGCTCGTGCTGGTCAATCCGGGGGTCGCGGTGCCGACCGCCGCGGTGTTCCGCGGGCTCAAGACGCGAACCGGCGTCGGCATGCGCGAGGGCCGCATCCCGTGGGACCCCGATGCCTGGTCGGTGGCGGAATATCTGCGGTCCACCACGAACGATCTCGAAGCGCCGGCGCTCGAGATCGCGCCCGTGATCGGCGACGTCCTGGCGGCGCTGCGCGCCCAGCCCGGCGTGTTGCTGGCGCGGATGAGCGGCAGCGGCGCGACCTGCTTCGCATTGTTCGACGGCGAGGCGTCCGGGCCGCTTGCCGCCGAAGCGATCGCGCAGGCGCATCCCGAATGGTGGGTGCAGTCGACTCGCGTGCTCGTGTAGGGGACGGCTACCGCGCCTTGGCTTGGCGCAGGTCGGTCGCGACGTCGGCGACCTTGCTTTCCAGCGGCGTCGAGGCCAGCACCGCATCGGTGTGCAGTCGCCCGATCAGGAAGTCGCGCAGCTCCGGGCCGGCGAGGATGCGGCCTTGCGCCACCTTCACGGTCAGCGGATTGACCTGCTCGTTGTGGATCAGGATCTCGTAGTGCAGATGCGG
The nucleotide sequence above comes from Rhizomicrobium sp.. Encoded proteins:
- a CDS encoding 4-(cytidine 5'-diphospho)-2-C-methyl-D-erythritol kinase gives rise to the protein MTVPSRISGFAPAKINLYLHVGDKRADGYHELESLVTFAEVADTLVFEPADTLSLEVTGPFGAALTAEGDNLILRAARALALQERCDRGAKITLTKNLPVASGIGGGSADAAATLRGLVRLWDIEIGAYGLGGIAEALGSDVPVCLESRTSWMEGRGEIVTRSKAIPHARLVLVNPGVAVPTAAVFRGLKTRTGVGMREGRIPWDPDAWSVAEYLRSTTNDLEAPALEIAPVIGDVLAALRAQPGVLLARMSGSGATCFALFDGEASGPLAAEAIAQAHPEWWVQSTRVLV
- a CDS encoding tetratricopeptide repeat protein → MLGACASMDRPAATAPDDNVKGSEFGIYLSARFAASQHNMKDAARYYREALANDPTNPDLLALSFFFATSAGDIDNAAKLAEKVVVTQPDDRAGRLTLAVRALKHRDYAEARKQIGLSAKGPFAAITVSLIDAWAAAGTGDKAAAIADLGALRAQGAADALAMFHLALLADFTGDAKLADASYLATLQSGPTPRVVDAYGRFLERNGRAADAAAFYGKIAGDGAMKPIALAGLARIKAGRKPQGLITRAEDGAAEALFGVAASLNDQASADVSILYLRLALYLRPGLDLGAVLLADRLENLQKYDEAIAAYGTVEKSSPYYRMAAVEIAIDEARLARNDEAIAHLKLLTDSDPTDGEAWIALGDTYRATDKFAEASDAYNHALALRGNAKPNDWPLYFARAVAEQGVKNWSAAEADLKQALLLSPNEPTLLNYLGYTWVDQNRNIPEALAMLEKARALRPTDGYIVDSVGWAYYKLGRYGEAAKALENAVELVPGDPTINDHLGDAYWRVGRKLDAQFQWNHALAFGAADADKATIEKKLKDGLDDGPKPN